The genomic stretch GAGGATCCAGGTAATCGGGAGATCCACGCCGGTAGGTGGAAGTGAAGAGGGAAATGCCTTTCTTCTTTGTTTCCTCGTCGGCGCGCTTGTGTTCGGCGATAATTACCACATTGGGCCCGGACACCGTGAGACGTGGGTCTTGCGACGGTGTTTTTTTGATTCCCCTGGTCACCATTACACGCACATGTACATGATCTTGCATGTTGTTTGCCTGCAAAGTATCACGCACCTCATCAATAAGTTGGGCTTTGGTAAAAGGCAGTTCAATACCAATTACCTTGGCAGATTGCCACAGTCTGTTCAGGTGTTTTTCTACGAAAAGCATCACACCGTGGTGAACCCTAAAAGCTTCCCATACGCCATCACCTACAAGGTACCCACTGTCAAACACCGAAATTTTAGCATCGTTTCGGTGAAACAGTTCTCCGTTGATGTTGATGAGAACGTCGGCATTTCTGGGATCGTCAATTGCGTTGTGGGTTCCGTGGGTCATGGGCGCTATTTGTGCGAAAAATAGTACAAACCTGACAACTGTGCCATCGGGTTTACTGGGTAAACATCCAATTTGTGCTGAATCCCTTACCTTCGGGCGGAAAGCTATTGAGGAATGCCCAAAAATTATTTTTCAGTGTCGGCCGGTCCCCAGTTTATGGGTGGCAAATCGGCTGCTTTTTTTCTTGTCTTCCTCACCTTTCTGATTGTGGGACTGGTGGTTTTGTTCAGTGGTAAATGGGAATGGGGGATGTTACTGTTGGCGATGGCTTTCGTTTTGGCTTATTACATGCTGGATATCAGGGGTATTCAGTTTAATCTCGATGAGTGGAAGTATCGGGCCTATGTGCTACGGCCTTGGGGTAAGGAAGGTGAGTGGAAATCCTATCAGTCTTCGCATTTTCTTGAATTGAAACACGAGTTTTACACAGTGAAAACCGTGTCTATTCAGGGGCGTTATAGTATACCTGTAGAAGAAAAACACTGGCGTTTTGCCTTGTATTTGATACGACCCGATGAAGCTGAGCCCATTATGGTTTTCGAATCGCAGGATGTACTGGAAATTGTGCCGCTTGCCAGGTCTGTTGCGGATAAAACCGGATTGACCCTGATAGACCGGCTAAAGGAAAGGTATGATGAGCTTCGGGGAAAGAGCTTTTGAGTGCCTATGGCTTTTCCATGGGAGCAAAGCACTTTACCACTTCTTTTTCCATCCATTTGCCCTCGTTGCGATGCCAGAAATAGCGTTTGCCCATACTGTCTTCAATGCTGTGAGCGGGCCATTGTGTGTCGTGGCGCGTTTCAGGAGTGTTGGTGCTGTTGAAGGTAATGGCACTTTCGTAGTGGTACATGCTTGCGCCGGGATTGGTTGAGATCTTAGCTTGTTTAACACCGCCGTTTTCGTGAAAGGACAAACTCGCAATCACCGAAAAGCTCATTCGGAATTCTTCAATGCGATAGGTTTCTGCGCCGTAAAGATCGTAGAGAATGGTTTGGCGTTTGCCCTCGGTCCACGGTGTTCTGATGACAGATACCGATCCGTTGACGAAGTAATGAAATGCGGTGTCTGCTTCAGATAATGTGGCATGTACAGGAGCAATGATCTTGCAATCTCCAGTAAACGGCAAGAGCGAAAAAAGGCAACCGCAAAAGAAGGTCAGATAAAGGGGTGTTGAGGTTTTCATGGCCGCGTTTTTCTTTCTCCAGAGCAAAGGGCAGGCCAAAGCCGGAGTGAGCCAACGGGAGTGGAGGTCGGTAACCAAAAAGTTGTTTCCGAAAAGTAATCAGTGATGAATACCCATTTGTCATTTCGACCAAAACAACGACGGCAGGAGTTGCGCCCCGAAATGCTTGGGGGAGAAATCTATTATGAGATAAAAGTGTGAACTGAATGAGATTTCTCCCCGCTCCCGCGCGAAATGAAATTCGACGAAGTCAATCCTTTCGCGTGGGCTTGACTATCAATGAAATGAACTCCACCCCGTACCCGCAAAGCTCTGCTTCGTGGGTTATTTCTCCGGCAACTTCTACTTTGCCATAGCCACCGCTCCCAATGCCAAAAAACCTTATCTTGTGTGCTGTATGTCCAACAACTTAGCTGCATATAGCCCCGGCAACGTACGCGCCACCATTACCGACCGCAAAGTAGCCTCTTTCCAACAGCCGCAAGGCGGCAACTGGAATATCACCGGCTTTACGGCCGACATCGCCTCGGCACAGGATTACTACCCCTTCGGTAGCTCCATGCCTGGCAGGTCATTCAACTCGCCCGACTATCGCCACG from Cryomorphaceae bacterium encodes the following:
- a CDS encoding aminotransferase class IV, whose product is MTHGTHNAIDDPRNADVLININGELFHRNDAKISVFDSGYLVGDGVWEAFRVHHGVMLFVEKHLNRLWQSAKVIGIELPFTKAQLIDEVRDTLQANNMQDHVHVRVMVTRGIKKTPSQDPRLTVSGPNVVIIAEHKRADEETKKKGISLFTSTYRRGSPDYLDPRLNCHSKLHEVQALMQALEAGADEALMLDVHGFVSTCNATNFFMVKNGEVWTSTGQYCMNGITRQHVIELCEDHKLICRQKNFSLFDVYGADECFVTGTFGGLTPVVKVDGKSVGDGKSYPLTKHLSELYEQLFFQEIENSKL